TTCAACTTCTGAGATAACAACAGCCCAGCTTAAGCTGTCAGAGTATGTGTTCAGACGGTACAACAAGCCTGATACTCAAGCAGAACAAGTTGAGGTTGATTGTTAAGCCAGTCATAATCttattatgttttttcttgTAATTATATTTGAGactggcaattttttttttactcttggCAGCTGTATCAAGCAATGAGGGATGTAACATGGGCCCTATTTGCGAGTCGAAAAGCTCTCAATGCAATAACTATCAATTACAGAAATGGTTTTGTCCAAGCATTCCATAGAGATCACCGGAGTAACAATACATTCTACATCTACTCTGATATTGTAAACTATTCAATCAGTGCAAGTGGGTCTTATGATATCAAGATGCTGTCAACACATCAAGGTTGGAATGATCAATCCATACATGGTAACGTTTCTGCAATTTGGTATCAGGAACCCCTTGATCCCCTCACAGGTGAGAAGACAGGAAAAGCAAAGCCAATCCCACCAGATGATCTAATCAATATTGCAGGCCTTTCACAAGTACCTGATGGTGTAGCCTCGTGGCATGTGGCAGTGAGCAAATACTCAGATTCACCCTTGCTTTCAGCAGCACTGCCTGTCTGGGACCCTTCAAATGAAAGTATAGTAGCTGTTGTGGGTGTTACTACAGCACTTTATAGTGTAGGCCAGCTTATGAAGGAGCTTGTTGAAGTCCATAGTGGGCATATATACTTGACATCCCAAGAGGGTTATTTACTTGCTACTTCCACAAATGCTTCACTTGTGACAAATTCAACAAAGGGAACCAACCTTATGATGGCTGTTGATTCCGATGATCATATAATACAAATGGGAGCTCGGTGGTTGCAGAGAGCTTATGGCAACAACTTTTCTCAAAGTCATGAGATTCATGCAGAGAATTTCAAGTTTGGCCACGAGCAGTATTACATAGACTCATTTTTCCTAAAACTAAAGAGGCTTCCTTTGGTAAGTCTTGACCAGATTTTTATTTCATCCCTACCTTTGAAATCTCATGTCCTAGAATGAATTGTAAAAACTACTCTATGCTGTTCTTTTTCGTCTATTTGGCCTATACTAACGCACATTTATTAGCATTAAGCAAgaaattgaattgaattgaacTTTTTGCAGGTGGGGGTCATCATCAttccaagaaaaaatataatggGGAAGGTAGATGAGAGAGCTTTCAAAACACTGGTTATATTGATATCTGCATCTTTATGTATCCTATTCATTGGATGTATCTGCATTTTCATACTGACAAATGGGGTGTCTAAGGAAATGAAACTACGAGCAGAACTGATAAGCCATCTTGATGCAAGAAGAAGGGCAGAGGCATCTAGCAACTATAAAAGCCAATTTCTAGCAAACATGAGGTCAGTGAATTCAACTTCTAGAATTTACTGATATGTAATATTGTATTTTGAGGTTAATGGATTCAATAATAAAATCGTTGTGCTGCAGTCATGAACTGAGGACACCTATGGCTGCAGTAATTGGGCTGCTGGACATTCTCATATGTGATGATTGCCTCACAAATGAGCAATATGCGACTGTTACACAGATTAGAAAATGCTCAACAGCTCTACTCCGGCTTCTTAACAATATATTGGATTTGAGCAAGGTTAGATATAAAACAAGCTAATTACTTTGTTTATGCAAACCCAAGAGGAAGACATCAACTGATTTTGACATAACATGCACAAAACAAGCTACAGTATATGTTTGTACAATCAATAGGTGGAGAGAATTAGTTGATCGCCTTCCATGAGTTACCAGACAATTAGAAGGAAAATTGGCCACCTAGATTTGTGCCAGAATTTAAGAACCACAGTTGATCAGATGACGACTTGATTAGTATATAAACTTGATATTTGTTGAGGAGTTTTACAACTATATCTACTTCTTTAATATCAATTATTACAGCAACATTATGAATTTGTTAGCAGCAAAAACTCTAAATTATTGAACTTCATTCTAAATACTGCAATCCTGACAGTGAAGATAAAAATCCTATATAGGTTGAATCTGGAAAACTGGTGCTGGAAGAAGCTGAGTTTGACTTGGGGCGAGAACTCGAAGGACTTGTTGATATGTTCTCTGTGCAATGCATTAACCACAATGTGGAAACTGTTTTAGATCTCTCTGGTATGACTTTAATTCTCAAGCtgatagaatataaattaaatgattaatatcTCTTCTTATAAGCTTAAGCTATTGGAATTGTTAGGGAGATTGACAGCTTGAGGAGTCTTTTTAATGAACCCATAATATAGCATGTTAAGACACTATAcaacctaaaagcttaagcctaTGGAGTTGGGCCCCAACTATGCTATATTAACCACTCACACTTCTTACATCTTTCAATGTGGGACTCGATCCTTTTACACTCACACAAGTATACTCAACAGcaacaagtgatgatttaacatgatattagagcaAAGGTCCTGAGTTTGAACCTTATCTCTGTCATTTActtcctatttcaattaaactTCCTTATTAAGggggagtttgagcccacacatgagggaaaatgttagaatactaattaaatgattaaattcattacttcctatcaatttaagctttttgaataagtggtgatttaacacagGCTGGCTGTAAGACAACTCAAATTAATGCTCAAAGCTTATTATTATAAGTTTAACTATATGTTTCTGATGTGAATTTTCACTATCTGTTTCCTTTTTAGATGATATGCCAAAATTAGTTCGAGGAGACTCTGCCAGAGTTGTTCAAATATTTGCAAATCTAATCAGCAATTCTCTCAAGTTTACAACATGTAAGTGCCACTCATATGTTGCAAATTTCACGAGCCCTACTTTTACAGTGATGCAGCTACAACAATGAAAAGcaacaaagagaaagaaaaactgagaaataGTAAAGTTCAACAGTAGCTATTTGGAATGTTACTGTAATATCctaagaaaacaagaaaaatgaaaataaataaaataagataaagttCCTAAAGAACCAACCAGCTGAGATGTCTATCTCAATAATTCAACCATTGGCTAGGTCTGTTGGTTCCAGACAAGCTTGAGGCTGAAGATAATAAAAAGTCTCTTCTTTTCAGGTGGTTATCATTTAGAAGTTGGAGCTACAAATGATTGGGACCATGTGATTGAGAATaagttttggttgttttgtttgTAGCTCACATATCTTGTAAGTTATCAGTTGCTCTTGGGGCATCAGACCCCTGTTCTTTGTTCTCCAatgaatttaatattttcaaaaaaaaaaaaaatctcttgtACTGATTTCGGTTCATCATTCAATTTCATGGATGTGTAAGAGGCAAGCATAGATGTTATTCTTGATTGCATATTTATGAACTGTCTAAAAAactatactaattaattaaaccaaTTGAGTCCTTGTGGAAGGTAAAAGAAAGCTAAATTTTTTGAGATCCTGTGAGTTAGTACTTCCACATCATGCTTAGTATCAATATGGAATAACTTGATACAGTTTGTCGATTCATTCATAGGGCAACAAGTTCAATATGGAGAAGTAATTTCATCCTGTATTCCTTGTAGGAGAATATACAAATGTAGGCCTATTGTCAATATGAAGCATACACAAACAGTATTTGCTTACAAATTATCATGTTCTGATCAGAAAGAAAGAGTAGGCTTGCATACTGAACTGTTCTGAATGGCTTACAGCAGGTCATGTCATCCTCCGAGGATGGTGTGAGAACTCAAATAATTCTTTCATTGATACTGGGAAGTTTGCTCTCGATCAGAAGAAATCATGGACTACGCATAAGGTAAAATTGAAGCAACAGGGAAGCCAAATGAAGAAGGCCtccaagaaagaaaacaaaatggtTCTTCAGTTTGAAGTAGATGACACTGGTTGTGGTAGGAATCTTAAAACTTTCTGAAATGGTATTGAAAATTAGACAGCCTGTTTTTGAATACAAGTAACcattagtttatattttgtaggaatTGATCCAAGCAAGTGGGAGTCCGTTTTTGAAAGCTTTGAGCAAGCTGACCCCTCCACAACACGAACGTAAGTAAAACAAACTTGCTTCACTGTCCATGGAGGAATCTGTCAAAGATTTTATCTTATGCAGCCTACTGCTAAATGTCCAAAAGTACAAgcaatttatcaaaaattaaGAACTGAAATTTCCAGAAAGTTGTCTTTGAAACCTTTTGCTAATTGCAGGCATGGTGGCACTGGTCTTGGACTATGCATAGTACGGACCTTGGTGAGTGAAGTTCTCCATTATGTATTAACGATGCATGGTATAAATTCTATGTAAATGTATAGAAGAGTGATAATCTCACATTGATAAGAAGAGAAGTAAAGAGATGTAAATGTATCAATCCTGCGTGtgtcaaaattttaattaaatgattaaattcatcattttctatcagcttaagcttttgaaataagtgatgtgatttaacatgatgtTAGAGCAAAAACCCTGACTTCAAACCTTGTCACTGCAATTCACTCTTCATTTCAATTAAGTATTTGAGTTTTATAATATAAAGCTTCATATAGTATTTGGGTTAATGTGAGAGCACCATTGTAATGCTGATAACAGGTTAACAAGATGGGTGGAGAAATCAAGGTTGTAAAGAAGGATGGTCCAGGAACTCTAATGCGACTGTACTTGCTTCTCAGTGCACCTGTAGATGGCACAGAACAACATTGTCAAGTAGATTTTGCGAACCATAGTTTAGTAGTGAGTGGAATTTCTTTCTGCAGAACGTACTATTTCAAAGTCATGAGCAGGATCAATTATGCAACTATCAAACACAAGTGCTGATATAATTGAATTATGTGAATGCAGGTTCTGCTTGCATTACGTGGCAGCATGGGTAGATTGATTATGTCCCAGTGGTTAGATAAAATTGGAGTGTTCACCATTAAAGCATCTGAATGGAATGAACTGACACAGATTCTTCGGGAACTCTTCAGTGCCAGATGTTCAGTTCGTAATAATGGCTTTGATGCACAGCGTTCACTGAGTGAACCTTTGAAGAATAAAGTACTGAACATACAAGAGATGAGAAACCCGGTATTCGTCATAGTTGTTGATATAGGGCTACTAGACTTGAGCACAGATATATGGAAGGAACAGCTTAACTTTCTTGACAGTTTCTTTGGGAAAGCAAAGTTTGCATGGATGCTTAATCATGATACATGCAATGCCATAAAGATGGAGCTCCGCAGTAAAGGGAATATATTGATGGTGAATTTGCCACTCTACAAGTCAAAGATGATTCACATTCTGGAAGCTGTCATAAAGGAGAAAAATGTTGAACTGCAGAAAAAGAACTCAAATGGTCTGAGAACTACCAAAGAAGGTGATCTGCATGAATGCCTTGAGATTGATGCCACCCAGTTTGACATTGCCAGCTCTGATGATTCTGATATGTCTGAAATAGGTAGTTCTAATTCTGTAGGTGTGTTTCATACTGGGGAAAAACGAAGAGAGAGGACTAGAAAGCCTTGTTACCAGCAAATTGACAACTGCTTAGTCGAACTCACTTGTGTAcactcaaaagaaaataatcttACAGAAAAAAATCCATGTCAGGTTAGGCCCAACTCTCATGatgttgaagatgaagaagcaTCCCTTTCTGCAGAACCTCAAGGTGAAAATGCCGAATGCCGGGAACGGCATTTGGGTAGCAGACGGCCTACACTGCAAGGTAATTTATATTCAAGTAAAGCTGTGAATGAACAGAAATCTCTTGAAGGCCTACGCATACTGCTTGCAGAAGATACCCCAGTGCTTCAGAGAGTTGCAACTATAATGCTGGAAAAAATGGGGGCTACAGTTATCGCTGTGGGAGATGGTCTTCAGGCAGTAGATGCTCTGAATTGCATGCTTAGTGCAGAAGATTGTGGAAGAGGATCTCTCTTTGAAGATAGAAACACAAGATCACAAACAGAAATCAGGGGTTCCCCTCCATATGACTTGATCCTAATGGATTGCCAAGTAAGTATCTAACACAATGCCTACCTTTCTAATACTTTTTCTCTAGAGTTCATTTGGATTTGAGGTTTCAAAACGTGCGATTTTGAAAATGcagtgtttggtaaaatcacgatttagcatttaaaattgcaGCTTAACCTTATAATattgtttaaaatcgcacttttgaCCTGCAAAACCGCAAGGCTAAACGAACTCTTAGTTatcataattatataaaataatcgatGCATAAGAGGATTTGGGGGAGTTCTTGCTTTTGAGATTAAAACTTGAAGGAAATTAAACTAAATGCTCACGAAATATCACCTGATCAGTTCGTAGCTCATATGTGAATGTGCTTAGATTGACACATGGTGCAAAAGTTCTGAATTTCTTGATGTCTTTGTGAAAAACAGATGCCAAAGATGGATGGTTATGAAGCAACAAAAATAATCAGGAAATCAGAAGCAGGAACCGCGTTGCACATTCCCATTGTTGCGCTGACAGCCCATGCAATGTCATCCGATGAAGCCAAATGCTTGGAGGTGGGCATGGATGCTTATCTAACAAAACCAATTGACTACAAGCTGATGGTCTCCACCATTCTTTCACTCACTAAAACTGCGGCCTAACTTTCATACAGCTAACAAACCATTGGCTTTTGCAGCCTTGGGATGTAATTGGATAGCAGTACACAGAAAATGCAGTTTTATACgtgcattttatatatatatatatatatatagagagagagagagagagagagagagagagagagagagagagagaggttttccTATGTGATTCTAAGCATAGACTCTCTACGATCAATgttatttggagaaaaaaaaatgtcagatAATATCTGTATACACTACCTTCAGGTAAGCCTGAAATGTAGGGAGTGTGAATGCATCGTATATGGAGCAGAAAAACAAGGTGGTTTTATTTCTTAGAGTGGACACTGTTTTTCTAGGAAATATATATGGGCATTGCTCTAATTGAATATTTGATGCTTGGTTAATGTTACAATATTTTTCATCTTTAAGTATGATTCAGTTTTCTTGTAGGTCATTAATTCCCAACCTTTTCTAGTTTACCTCCCCTACTATgatctctctataaatagagcccGTTAACCTAATTGTATCACATAattcaagacaaaaaaaaaaaaatgtagttccGCACCGATCAATGGTCGTGTACGTAGGTCTCTAAGACTAAACCACCCCAAATCTCGTGTTCATTTTCTCTATTTGCTTTCACTTTTCTTCtcctatttttatatttgagtaatactattttttaCATCCATTTATTACACTTATTTCATATTGATTAACGTGACGTGTTTCAAGTAGCTTTACATGTTTGACACTTAAAATACGTCACgacaaaaaagcaaaagtaatgtaaaattaatatattttaaaagattaagacttttttaaagaaaaaaaaaaaagccaaaacactaaaaatcggtttaaattattttcaaaatcgtttaaaataggctATAATAGAAACTTAAAGAAGACCCAAAAGGCTCACTACCTAATATGTGGATATCGAATAATAATCGTAATAACTGTGTATATGCAATTAGTTAAAAAACTGCGAATATAAATGTAAATAGACTGCAAATACATCTTAATCGCATGTAAACCCCCATATGTTGTGTTAGAGCACTTCCAATGGATTATGTGTTTGCAACTTTAAGatagaatagataacaaaagtactaaaaagagactccatcGGCTTATGTAGTCCAACTCtagaatagatttttcttaattccataaatagtgTAACTTTAcaagtagagttatactattcacttatttatttttttttttattctttatctccaccTTTTCagctttgtttttttccttccacCACTCCACGTTCTGATTTAAgggaaagtgtgtaaagtaATGGAGGTATCAAGCGAGACCCACGTGaaagaaaaatactataatgaaaaaaaattaatgaaaaataataaaaaattaatatagagttaagaatagataatcggatatatagtgcattttaaaactcattagttaaactagataaaatagattttgattagctattctagattaaaaaatacataagccattgggaGTGTTCTTACTGTGACTAAATCCGAGTATGGAATTTCATCCTCCGGCAGTCTCATCTACccttattgaaaaataaaaaaaataaaaaaattgttactaTGCCAGATAAAGTTTAGacaatagtgattttttttttttttaagtatatatatatatatatatatatatatatatatatatttttgagaataaattaaatcttcttaattttttaatgactGTACTAcccccaaaaattaaaaactctatGATAATTGATACGTGTGCATCAGATCACAAagtaagagagaaagagagagtctCAGTGACTTGTCGCTTAAGAagaaggggaagaagaagaatataaaaGAGGAGctaagagagaaagagtagaagaagaagaaagacgaTGGCGAGGTACGACAGAGCAATAACAGTGTTCTCACCAGATGGGCATCTCTTCCAGGTCGAGTACGCGCTCGAAGCCGTGCGCAAGGGCAACGCTGCCGTCGGCGTCCGCGGCACCGACACTATCGTCCTCGGCGTCGAGAAGA
Above is a genomic segment from Alnus glutinosa chromosome 12, dhAlnGlut1.1, whole genome shotgun sequence containing:
- the LOC133851216 gene encoding histidine kinase 1 isoform X1; translated protein: MEKKADEIHSRSCECSPTPSTPMGTPLRKVLDRISGFATPWKREGTAPRGRRIFHRDVEREEFQYASTHCLSSYYSVFVARLAIMVMLAILIGLLTILTWHFTKSYTTRSLNGLAYGLRNELLQRPIVRMWNILNSTSEITTAQLKLSEYVFRRYNKPDTQAEQVELYQAMRDVTWALFASRKALNAITINYRNGFVQAFHRDHRSNNTFYIYSDIVNYSISASGSYDIKMLSTHQGWNDQSIHGNVSAIWYQEPLDPLTGEKTGKAKPIPPDDLINIAGLSQVPDGVASWHVAVSKYSDSPLLSAALPVWDPSNESIVAVVGVTTALYSVGQLMKELVEVHSGHIYLTSQEGYLLATSTNASLVTNSTKGTNLMMAVDSDDHIIQMGARWLQRAYGNNFSQSHEIHAENFKFGHEQYYIDSFFLKLKRLPLVGVIIIPRKNIMGKVDERAFKTLVILISASLCILFIGCICIFILTNGVSKEMKLRAELISHLDARRRAEASSNYKSQFLANMSHELRTPMAAVIGLLDILICDDCLTNEQYATVTQIRKCSTALLRLLNNILDLSKVESGKLVLEEAEFDLGRELEGLVDMFSVQCINHNVETVLDLSDDMPKLVRGDSARVVQIFANLISNSLKFTTSGHVILRGWCENSNNSFIDTGKFALDQKKSWTTHKVKLKQQGSQMKKASKKENKMVLQFEVDDTGCGIDPSKWESVFESFEQADPSTTRTHGGTGLGLCIVRTLVNKMGGEIKVVKKDGPGTLMRLYLLLSAPVDGTEQHCQVDFANHSLVVLLALRGSMGRLIMSQWLDKIGVFTIKASEWNELTQILRELFSARCSVRNNGFDAQRSLSEPLKNKVLNIQEMRNPVFVIVVDIGLLDLSTDIWKEQLNFLDSFFGKAKFAWMLNHDTCNAIKMELRSKGNILMVNLPLYKSKMIHILEAVIKEKNVELQKKNSNGLRTTKEGDLHECLEIDATQFDIASSDDSDMSEIGSSNSVGVFHTGEKRRERTRKPCYQQIDNCLVELTCVHSKENNLTEKNPCQVRPNSHDVEDEEASLSAEPQGENAECRERHLGSRRPTLQGNLYSSKAVNEQKSLEGLRILLAEDTPVLQRVATIMLEKMGATVIAVGDGLQAVDALNCMLSAEDCGRGSLFEDRNTRSQTEIRGSPPYDLILMDCQMPKMDGYEATKIIRKSEAGTALHIPIVALTAHAMSSDEAKCLEVGMDAYLTKPIDYKLMVSTILSLTKTAA
- the LOC133851216 gene encoding histidine kinase 1 isoform X2, with translation MEKKADEIHSRSCECSPTPSTPMGTPLRKVLDRISGFATPWKREGTAPRGRRIFHRDVEREEFQYASTHCLSSYYSVFVARLAIMVMLAILIGLLTILTWHFTKSYTTRSLNGLAYGLRNELLQRPIVRMWNILNSTSEITTAQLKLSEYVFRRYNKPDTQAEQVELYQAMRDVTWALFASRKALNAITINYRNGFVQAFHRDHRSNNTFYIYSDIVNYSISASGSYDIKMLSTHQGWNDQSIHGNVSAIWYQEPLDPLTGEKTGKAKPIPPDDLINIAGLSQVPDGVASWHVAVSKYSDSPLLSAALPVWDPSNESIVAVVGVTTALYSVGQLMKELVEVHSGHIYLTSQEGYLLATSTNASLVTNSTKGTNLMMAVDSDDHIIQMGARWLQRAYGNNFSQSHEIHAENFKFGHEQYYIDSFFLKLKRLPLVGVIIIPRKNIMGKVDERAFKTLVILISASLCILFIGCICIFILTNGVSKEMKLRAELISHLDARRRAEASSNYKSQFLANMSHELRTPMAAVIGLLDILICDDCLTNEQYATVTQIRKCSTALLRLLNNILDLSKVESGKLVLEEAEFDLGRELEGLVDMFSVQCINHNVETVLDLSDDMPKLVRGDSARVVQIFANLISNSLKFTTCHVILRGWCENSNNSFIDTGKFALDQKKSWTTHKVKLKQQGSQMKKASKKENKMVLQFEVDDTGCGIDPSKWESVFESFEQADPSTTRTHGGTGLGLCIVRTLVNKMGGEIKVVKKDGPGTLMRLYLLLSAPVDGTEQHCQVDFANHSLVVLLALRGSMGRLIMSQWLDKIGVFTIKASEWNELTQILRELFSARCSVRNNGFDAQRSLSEPLKNKVLNIQEMRNPVFVIVVDIGLLDLSTDIWKEQLNFLDSFFGKAKFAWMLNHDTCNAIKMELRSKGNILMVNLPLYKSKMIHILEAVIKEKNVELQKKNSNGLRTTKEGDLHECLEIDATQFDIASSDDSDMSEIGSSNSVGVFHTGEKRRERTRKPCYQQIDNCLVELTCVHSKENNLTEKNPCQVRPNSHDVEDEEASLSAEPQGENAECRERHLGSRRPTLQGNLYSSKAVNEQKSLEGLRILLAEDTPVLQRVATIMLEKMGATVIAVGDGLQAVDALNCMLSAEDCGRGSLFEDRNTRSQTEIRGSPPYDLILMDCQMPKMDGYEATKIIRKSEAGTALHIPIVALTAHAMSSDEAKCLEVGMDAYLTKPIDYKLMVSTILSLTKTAA